In Cicer arietinum cultivar CDC Frontier isolate Library 1 chromosome 7, Cicar.CDCFrontier_v2.0, whole genome shotgun sequence, a single window of DNA contains:
- the LOC101493267 gene encoding inositol oxygenase 1-like has protein sequence MTILIDQPDYFGSDVEAKTVAVNERELVLDGEFVIPHANSFGHTFRDYDAESERREGVENFYRKNHIYQSFDFVKKMREEYGKLNRVEMSIWECCELLNEVVDESDPDLDEPQIEHLLQTAEAIRKEYPNEDWLHLTGLIHDLGKVLLLPSFGGLPQWAVVGDTYPVGCRFDESIVHNKYFKENPDYYNSAYNTRYGIYSEKCGLNNVMMSWGHDDYMYLVAKENNTTLPSAALFIIRYHSFYALHREGAYKHLMNDEDVENLKWLHVFNKFDLYSKSKVRVDVEEVKPYYLSLIEKYFPAKLKW, from the exons ATGACTATCCTCATTGATCAACCTGAttattttg gATCTGATGTAGAGGCAAAGACGGTGGCAGTTAATGAGAGAGAACTTGTGTTGGATGGTGAATTTGTTATACCTCATGCCAACTCATTTGGACACACTTTTAG GGATTATGATGCTGAAAGTGAAAGGCGAGAAGGAGTGGAGAACTTCTACAGAAAAAACCACATTTATCAATCCTTTGATTTT GTGAAGAAAATGAGAGAGGAATATGGAAAATTGAATAGAGTAGAAATGAGTATATGGGAATGTTGTGAACTTCTTAATGAAGTGGTGGATGAGAGTGACCCTGATTTGGATGAACCACAAATTGAACACTTGCTACAAACAGCTGAAGCTATAAGAAAGGAGTACCCAAATGAAGATTGGTTGCACTTAACTGGTCTTATCCATG ATCTTGGTAAAGTGCTTCTCCTTCCTAGTTTTGGAGGACTTCCTCAATGGGCTGTTGTAG GTGACACATACCCAGTTGGTTGTAGATTTGATGAATCCATTGTTCACAACAAG TATTTTAAGGAAAATCCAGACTATTACAACTCTGCATACAATACCAGATATGGAATTTACTCTGAGAAATGTGGACTTAACAATGTGATGATGTCATGGGGACATGATGATTACATGTATCTA GTGGCAAAGGAGAACAATACTACTCTGCCTTCAGCTGCTTTGTTCATTATAAGATACCATTCATTCTATG CCTTACATAGAGAAGGAGCCTATAAACACTTGATGAATGATGAGGATGTTGAGAATCTAAAATGGCTCCATGTTTTCAA CAAATTTGATCTTTACAGCAAGAGCAAAGTTAGAGTTGATGTTGAAGAGGTGAAACCATACTATCTCTCCCTCATTGAAAAG TACTTCCCTGCAAAGCTGAAGTGGTGA